The Sphingobacteriales bacterium genomic interval GGCTGTTCCATTTACCTGTCTGAGGATCATGACTTTCTGTATAAACAGGGTTTTTCGATAGCGTGGCAAGAGAAAGAGGGGTAATAAAATGATGGCTTTCAGGCGTCATAATTACCTTGACAGCATTTCCTGCCTTAACGAGTAAACGGATGATGTAGGCTGTTTTGTAAGCAGCAATACCGCCACAAACCCCCAGTAATATCTTTTTATCAGAAATCATTTTCCAATAGCTGTTCTTCAGAAATTTCCGGTTTTCTGAAATAGATTTTGCCATTTAAAAACTCATGGGTGGCAATAATGGAAGGTTTTGGGAGCTTTTCGTAATGAACAGCAATTTCCATTTGTTCCCGGTTGTCGTAAACCTCTTCCAGCGAATCGGTACGCGGTGCAAATTCTGCTAATTTGTCAGAAATTTCGTGTTTTTCAAG includes:
- a CDS encoding DNA-directed RNA polymerase subunit omega; the protein is MNKFEHLELSVVPRDITKISKISGNLYESVVIISKRAHQLAVLEKHEISDKLAEFAPRTDSLEEVYDNREQMEIAVHYEKLPKPSIIATHEFLNGKIYFRKPEISEEQLLENDF